The following are from one region of the candidate division KSB1 bacterium genome:
- a CDS encoding amino acid permease: MSIKAKLNTFDTTMIVVSLVIGVGIFRTPPMVAAATKTPRLFFATWTAGGLISLLGALTFAEIGSRFPKAGSYYKVVAECHGSWLAFMLNWINVLFVNGVGAAAVATTAAEYLCPILLPAHLRTPQATQLTAAGLILVLFAINYAGIRTGAWAQDVLTVLKLLVVAAIVVAAIRFRGAVEQSTLPGAGDRPWALALGTGLISVLYAYGGYQCTINFGADIKSSRATMPRGIFWGIAIILACYLLLNGAYVRVLGIAGVAGAELVAAEVARRCFGEVGHLFISLAIVLSALGFLNVTLMQIPRAYYAMAADGVLPPIFMRVNQRTQVQEFTLTFFVATILLSIAFLATFEKMVGYIMFLDCLTIAVVASTLFVLRRRGGTAAYQVPGYPVLPVVFILCMLIVPGAVAVTQPWTALAGMVVCIAGYPVFVVLRRINRLWRDPWQKLERQGPP; the protein is encoded by the coding sequence ATGAGCATAAAGGCGAAGTTGAACACATTTGACACCACGATGATCGTCGTCAGCCTGGTCATTGGCGTGGGGATCTTTCGCACGCCGCCCATGGTCGCTGCCGCTACCAAGACGCCACGGCTCTTTTTTGCCACGTGGACGGCCGGAGGGCTCATCAGTCTGCTCGGCGCTTTGACGTTCGCGGAGATAGGTTCTCGCTTTCCGAAGGCGGGTTCTTACTACAAGGTGGTGGCCGAATGCCATGGCTCCTGGCTGGCTTTCATGCTCAACTGGATCAACGTGCTGTTCGTGAACGGGGTCGGTGCTGCAGCCGTGGCCACCACTGCGGCCGAGTACCTTTGTCCCATTCTCCTGCCGGCTCACTTGCGTACGCCCCAGGCCACCCAACTCACTGCCGCCGGCCTCATTCTGGTACTTTTTGCCATCAACTACGCGGGCATTAGAACTGGGGCGTGGGCGCAGGATGTGCTGACAGTGCTGAAGCTCCTCGTGGTAGCGGCAATCGTAGTAGCGGCAATCAGGTTTAGGGGAGCGGTGGAGCAGAGTACTCTACCGGGCGCAGGTGATAGACCTTGGGCGCTTGCTCTTGGCACTGGTCTCATCTCGGTTCTCTACGCATATGGAGGCTACCAGTGCACCATCAACTTTGGCGCGGACATCAAGAGCTCACGCGCTACCATGCCCAGGGGGATATTCTGGGGCATCGCGATCATCCTCGCCTGCTACCTTTTGCTGAATGGCGCCTATGTGCGGGTGCTGGGAATAGCTGGGGTGGCGGGTGCAGAGTTGGTGGCGGCAGAAGTGGCCCGGCGCTGTTTTGGCGAAGTGGGCCATCTGTTCATCTCCTTGGCGATTGTCCTTTCGGCCCTCGGCTTTCTCAACGTCACCCTCATGCAGATCCCGCGTGCCTACTATGCCATGGCCGCCGACGGCGTGCTCCCGCCGATTTTCATGCGCGTCAATCAGCGGACGCAGGTGCAAGAGTTTACCCTCACCTTCTTTGTGGCCACCATCCTGCTTTCCATCGCCTTCCTGGCTACGTTCGAGAAGATGGTGGGCTACATCATGTTCCTGGATTGCCTGACCATCGCGGTGGTGGCATCGACGCTGTTCGTGCTGCGCCGGAGAGGAGGCACTGCCGCTTACCAGGTGCCGGGCTACCCAGTGCTTCCGGTAGTTTTTATCTTGTGCATGCTCATCGTCCCGGGCGCCGTGGCCGTGACCCAGCCGTGGACTGCACTGGCGGGCATGGTGGTCTGTATCGCGGGTTATCCTGTGTTTGTGGTGCTGCGGAGGATAAACAGGCTCTGGCGCGATCCGTGGCAGAAACTGGAGCGCCAAGGACCACCTTAG
- the bfr gene encoding bacterioferritin: protein MKGDEKMIASLNARLAEELTAISQYMVHSEMNDDWGYQKLHEAIEKRAIEEMRHAEKLIGRILFLEGTPIVSKLNPMHIGAEVEKQHQNDWQAEKGAIDGYRESIKLAGDIGDFGTRELLESILKDEEAHIDWIESQLDQIKQVGIENYLADKIG from the coding sequence ATGAAAGGCGACGAAAAGATGATTGCCAGTCTCAACGCGCGGCTCGCCGAGGAGCTCACCGCGATCAGCCAGTACATGGTGCACTCGGAGATGAACGATGACTGGGGCTACCAGAAACTGCATGAGGCAATAGAGAAGCGGGCCATCGAGGAGATGCGGCATGCGGAAAAACTCATTGGCCGCATCCTTTTCCTGGAAGGCACGCCTATCGTCAGCAAGCTCAACCCCATGCACATCGGTGCAGAGGTGGAAAAGCAACACCAGAACGACTGGCAGGCGGAAAAAGGTGCCATCGACGGCTACCGGGAGAGCATCAAGCTGGCAGGCGACATTGGGGATTTCGGAACGCGCGAGTTGCTGGAGTCCATCCTCAAGGACGAGGAGGCGCACATCGATTGGATTGAGAGTCAATTGGACCAAATCAAGCAAGTTGGCATCGAAAATTACCTGGCGGACAAGATCGGCTGA